A single window of Sphingobacteriales bacterium DNA harbors:
- a CDS encoding zinc-binding dehydrogenase yields MQKLIKDILKYKVPILILILFIILNSIFVYEKLNATIKYLTDNESTLLISPIHSFKINDKQIDKAINIFDLSNIYSSNEIHRTILNKINPIFIDDVIDAHYIKYFIIISIYLFFYLLIISTNSLSIKNNKLPFLKYFKYALLFITTISLLLELSNNFQIIFQYENLDIYIDDLYLNHRIMLNKVLKIIITISIMISIFNQLLINNFNTNMQAIYLVKNGTPEKAFEFRSIQKTEPNADEVAVLVEASGINFADVVARLGNYQDCPPLPTIIGYEVVGRVDKVGKDVQHLKVGDRVLAFTRFGGYSQYITQKENAVSKIPEDMDAGKALALATQYSTAYYACHVATNVLPNETVLIHAGAGGVGTALIQLCKLRNAKIYSTAGSDAKLEYLRNQGVDVPINYTSQDFSKIINEPIDVAFDSLGAENFRKSYKLLNKGGRIVGYGASSMTDAKNIVSKGIMAAEFGFYHPAQLLMESRSMIGVNMLRIADYKPDTLKYCMDSVIELLVNNKIAPEVGKMYAAKDIYQAHTDMENRKTMGKIGIIW; encoded by the coding sequence ATGCAGAAACTAATAAAAGATATTTTAAAATACAAAGTACCTATTTTAATTCTAATACTTTTCATAATACTCAATTCTATTTTTGTATATGAAAAACTAAATGCAACGATTAAATATCTTACTGATAATGAATCAACATTATTAATTTCTCCAATACATTCATTTAAAATAAATGACAAACAAATAGACAAGGCAATTAATATTTTCGACCTAAGTAATATTTATTCATCAAATGAAATTCACAGAACAATATTGAACAAAATCAATCCAATTTTTATTGATGATGTAATTGACGCACATTATATAAAATATTTTATCATAATATCAATATATCTATTTTTTTATCTATTAATAATTAGTACAAATTCATTATCAATAAAAAATAACAAATTGCCATTTTTAAAATATTTTAAGTACGCTTTATTATTTATCACAACGATTTCATTATTATTAGAATTATCAAATAATTTTCAAATAATTTTTCAATATGAGAATTTAGATATTTATATCGATGATTTATATCTAAACCACAGAATAATGTTAAATAAAGTATTAAAAATTATTATTACAATATCAATAATGATTAGTATATTTAATCAATTACTAATTAATAATTTTAATACCAACATGCAAGCAATATATCTAGTTAAAAACGGAACGCCAGAAAAAGCATTTGAATTTAGATCAATTCAAAAAACAGAACCTAATGCAGATGAAGTTGCTGTACTAGTAGAAGCTTCAGGTATAAACTTTGCAGATGTGGTAGCACGTTTAGGCAACTATCAAGATTGTCCACCATTACCAACCATTATTGGCTATGAAGTTGTAGGCAGAGTAGATAAAGTAGGAAAAGATGTACAACATCTAAAAGTTGGTGATAGAGTTTTGGCTTTCACAAGATTTGGTGGCTATTCGCAATACATAACACAGAAAGAAAATGCAGTTTCTAAAATTCCAGAAGATATGGATGCTGGAAAAGCACTAGCCTTAGCTACACAATATTCAACAGCATACTATGCTTGCCATGTGGCAACAAATGTATTGCCAAACGAAACTGTTTTAATTCACGCAGGCGCAGGTGGCGTTGGTACTGCACTAATACAATTGTGTAAATTAAGAAATGCAAAAATATATTCAACAGCAGGTAGTGATGCAAAACTTGAGTATCTAAGAAATCAAGGTGTAGATGTTCCGATTAATTATACTTCACAAGATTTTTCGAAGATAATAAACGAACCAATTGATGTGGCATTTGATAGCCTTGGTGCAGAAAACTTTAGAAAATCATATAAATTACTCAACAAAGGTGGACGTATTGTTGGCTATGGTGCATCAAGTATGACTGATGCAAAGAATATCGTTTCAAAAGGAATAATGGCAGCAGAGTTTGGTTTTTATCATCCTGCGCAATTGCTAATGGAATCGAGAAGTATGATTGGCGTGAATATGCTGAGAATTGCTGACTACAAACCAGATACACTAAAATATTGTATGGATAGTGTCATAGAATTATTAGTCAATAATAAAATTGCACCTGAAGTTGGTAAAATGTATGCTGCAAAAGATATTTACCAAGCACATACAGACATGGAAAATAGAAAGACTATGGGCAAGATTGGCATTATTTGGTAA
- a CDS encoding bifunctional methionine sulfoxide reductase B/A protein, translating to MPNNLSEAEWKAKLSSEEYYILREKGTEKPYSGKFLMNKENGNYVCKGCGTVLFNSDSKFDSHCGWPSFDKEIGKGIINYTQDNSHGMQRIEITCANCGGHLAHVFNDGPTETGMRYCVNSVSLDFVPENDKNKLETATFGGGCFWCTEAIYTRIDGVEKVTSGYAGGKTKNPTYKEVCDGNTGHAEVIQIDYNPAKISYADLLKVFFSTHDPTTLNRQGNDVGTQYRSVVFYHNDAQKAQVEEVIEKLTAEKIYDNTIVTEISPFTIFYSAEDYHQDYFKYNSKTNSYCEIVIQPKVEKFEKVFKDILKK from the coding sequence AAATAATTTATCAGAAGCAGAATGGAAAGCAAAACTTTCGTCTGAAGAATATTATATTTTAAGAGAAAAAGGTACCGAAAAACCATATTCAGGAAAGTTTTTAATGAATAAGGAAAATGGAAATTATGTATGTAAAGGATGTGGAACTGTTTTATTTAATAGCGATAGCAAATTTGATTCACACTGTGGCTGGCCAAGCTTTGACAAAGAGATAGGAAAAGGAATTATCAACTACACGCAAGACAATTCTCATGGTATGCAACGGATAGAAATTACTTGTGCAAATTGTGGCGGACATCTTGCACATGTGTTTAATGATGGACCAACAGAAACAGGAATGCGTTATTGTGTCAATTCTGTTTCTTTAGATTTTGTTCCTGAAAATGATAAAAATAAACTTGAAACTGCAACGTTTGGTGGTGGTTGTTTTTGGTGCACAGAAGCCATTTACACAAGAATTGATGGTGTAGAAAAAGTTACATCAGGCTACGCTGGTGGCAAAACTAAAAATCCAACTTACAAAGAAGTATGCGATGGCAATACAGGACATGCAGAAGTAATACAAATTGACTACAATCCAGCAAAAATTTCATATGCAGATTTGCTTAAAGTATTTTTCTCAACACATGATCCAACTACATTAAATAGACAAGGAAATGATGTAGGCACACAATATAGAAGCGTAGTATTTTATCATAATGATGCACAAAAAGCTCAGGTTGAAGAAGTAATTGAGAAGTTGACAGCAGAGAAAATTTATGACAATACAATTGTAACAGAAATAAGTCCATTCACTATTTTTTATAGTGCAGAAGATTATCATCAAGATTATTTTAAATACAATTCAAAAACAAACTCGTACTGCGAAATTGTCATTCAACCAAAAGTTGAGAAATTTGAAAAAGTATTTAAAGATATCTTAAAAAAGTAG